The Vicia villosa cultivar HV-30 ecotype Madison, WI linkage group LG1, Vvil1.0, whole genome shotgun sequence genome includes a region encoding these proteins:
- the LOC131636676 gene encoding cytochrome P450 736A117-like — MLIIISSTFLFLFLLIKLYSYSSETKNSPPRLPLIGNLHQIGSFPHRNFYALAKKYGPFMQMYFGKVPILVISSAEAARDITKTHDHVFANRPPKINYDILLYNFRDVSSAPYGEYWRQLRSICMLHLLSAKRVKSLRAVREEELVLMMDKIRDYSSKSLPVNLSELIASKTNDVVCRATLGNKYSGESGTGFAKLMMDFTELLGTFMVGDYVPSLDWMTHLSGYYSRAKKVAKQFDDLLEGVVEERFNNPKGDDEEQTDLVDVLLWIQRTESLGFPIDRTTIKALLLDMFVAGTDTISTLLEWEMSELLKNPHMMKRLKEEARTVANGRTYITEDDLSNMKYLKAVAKEALRMYPPIPLLVPRECRQDVKVNGYNIKAGTRVFINAWGIARDPRYWDQPDEFRPERFLDTSVDVKGIDYQLIPFGSGRRGCPGLVYAMAANDLVLANLVHQFNWELPGGAGAKVDMSEAFGFTVHRKFPLMAYAAVSNQN; from the exons ATGCTAATCATAATCTCTTccacttttctctttctttttcttctaatCAAATTATATTCCTATTCTTCAGAAACCAAAAACTCACCTCCAAGATTACCTTTAATAGGAAATCTTCATCAAATTGGTTCCTTCCCTCACCGTAATTTTTATGCTCTTGCCAAAAAGTATGGTCCTTTCATGCAAATGTATTTTGGTAAAGTTCCTATTCTTGTCATCTCATCCGCTGAAGCTGCACGTGACATAACCAAAACTCATGATCATGTCTTTGCTAACAGACCCCCCAAGATTAACTACGACATACTTTTGTATAACTTCAGAGATGTTTCATCTGCTCCATATGGAGAGTATTGGAGACAGTTGAGAAGCATTTGTATGTTACATCTTCTTAGTGCTAAGAGGGTTAAATCTCTTCGCGCTGTGAGAGAGGAAGAACTTGTTTTAATGATGGACAAAATAAGAGACTACTCTTCGAAATCATTACCGGTGAATTTAAGCGAATTGATCGCGTCCAAAACTAATGATGTGGTTTGCAGGGCTACATTGGGAAATAAGTATAGTGGGGAAAGTGGGACAGGATTTGCTAAGTTGATGATGGATTTTACTGAGTTGCTTGGTACTTTTATGGTTGGGGACTATGTTCCTAGCCTTGATTGGATGACACATCTTTCTGGATATTACTCAAGAGCAAAGAAGGTTGCCAAACAATTTGACGATCTTTTGGAGGGTGTAGTCGAGGAACGTTTCAATAATCCCAAAGGTGATGATGAAGAACAGACTGATTTGGTTGATGTTTTGCTTTGGATCCAAAGGACAGAATCACTCGGCTTTCCCATCGATAGAACAACCATAAAGGCTTTGTTACTG GATATGTTTGTTGCGGGTACAGACACCATATCAACTTTGTTAGAATGGGAAATGTCGGAACTCTTGAAGAATCCACACATGATGAAGAGATTAAAAGAAGAAGCAAGGACAGTGGCGAATGGAAGAACATACATAACTGAAGACGATTTAAgtaacatgaaatacttaaaggCGGTCGCTAAAGAAGCACTACGGATGTATCCTCCGATTCCACTACTAGTCCCTCGAGAATGTAGACAAGACGTGAAAGTAAATGGATACAACATTAAAGCAGGGACAAGAGTTTTTATCAATGCATGGGGAATTGCAAGAGATCCAAGATATTGGGATCAACCAGATGAGTTCAGGCCAGAGAGATTCTTGGATACATCGGTGGATGTGAAAGGAATAGATTACCAGTTGATTCCGTTTGGATCGGGGAGAAGAGGTTGTCCAGGACTAGTGTATGCTATGGCTGCAAATGATCTTGTGTTGGCGAACCTTGTGCATCAGTTTAACTGGGAGTTACCTGGTGGTGCTGGGGCCAAGGTGGATATGTCTGAAGCATTTGGTTTTACTGTCCACAGGAAGTTTCCTCTTATGGCATATGCAGCAGTTTCTAATCAGAACTGA